In Acinetobacter sp. C32I, one genomic interval encodes:
- a CDS encoding STAS domain-containing protein — protein MIQYIDQQLIVSKTINFENAEQIYQAGLKHIQQHQNFPLVVDLAQLEQGNTLSLAVLVQWLRQTPENKGLHFKNVSEKMLKIIQACHLQDDLKLI, from the coding sequence GTGATTCAATATATTGATCAGCAATTAATTGTGTCGAAAACAATTAATTTTGAAAATGCAGAACAGATCTATCAGGCTGGTTTAAAGCATATTCAGCAACATCAAAATTTTCCTTTGGTTGTTGATTTGGCTCAGCTTGAACAAGGAAATACTTTATCTTTGGCAGTATTGGTGCAATGGCTGCGTCAAACCCCTGAAAATAAAGGCCTGCACTTTAAAAATGTGTCTGAGAAGATGTTGAAAATCATCCAAGCTTGCCATTTACAAGATGATTTGAAATTGATTTGA
- a CDS encoding ABC transporter substrate-binding protein, translating into MNTLLKQTLTASVLSTMLASAAFAAPTETPPDFVKRVADGLITRLKAEKPKLQNNPALVRTIIRQNLDPYVDSQAFTRIVLGTYANNQYTTAAQRAQFEQNFRAVIIENYGGAFAKYTNESYTMRPFKSTNSKNPVVTLDFLHNGEKIPVSFQLTDKGDQWKVRNINVSGIDLGLQFRNQFAATVQRNGGDINKAIATFKPDADAAVSKK; encoded by the coding sequence GTGAATACATTATTGAAACAAACTCTAACGGCAAGCGTATTATCTACTATGCTTGCAAGTGCGGCATTTGCAGCACCTACAGAGACCCCGCCTGATTTTGTTAAACGTGTGGCTGATGGCTTGATTACACGTTTAAAAGCAGAGAAACCGAAACTACAGAATAACCCAGCTTTGGTTCGCACGATTATTCGTCAAAACCTTGATCCATATGTCGATTCACAAGCGTTTACCCGTATTGTGTTAGGGACATATGCGAATAATCAATACACAACAGCTGCTCAACGTGCTCAGTTTGAACAGAACTTCCGTGCGGTTATTATTGAGAACTATGGTGGTGCTTTCGCGAAATATACCAATGAAAGCTACACCATGCGTCCGTTTAAATCGACCAACAGCAAGAACCCTGTGGTGACTTTAGACTTCTTGCACAACGGCGAAAAAATTCCAGTATCGTTCCAGTTAACTGACAAAGGCGATCAATGGAAAGTACGTAATATCAATGTGTCTGGTATTGACCTTGGTTTGCAATTCCGTAACCAGTTTGCGGCAACGGTTCAGCGTAATGGTGGTGACATCAATAAAGCGATTGCAACATTTAAACCAGATGCAGACGCTGCTGTTAGCAAAAAATAA
- a CDS encoding outer membrane lipid asymmetry maintenance protein MlaD, producing MKSRTSELAVGIFVIIFGIALFFLAMKVSGLVGTNLRDSYSMTAQFDNVNGLKARAKVTMSGVTIGRVESITLDPVTRLATVKFDLDGKLTSFNPEQLKEVQKNALEELRYSSDYQQADAAKQKEMEQQLIANMTSITTLDEDAYIMVATNGLLGEKYLKVVPGGGVNYLKRGDVVSNTQGTMDLEDLISKFITGGAGKATSSSTATESSASQPAAEAEPSFVE from the coding sequence ATGAAATCACGTACTAGTGAGCTGGCCGTAGGTATTTTTGTCATTATCTTCGGTATCGCTCTATTTTTTCTTGCGATGAAAGTCAGTGGTTTAGTCGGTACTAATTTACGTGATAGCTATAGCATGACAGCGCAGTTTGATAACGTAAATGGTTTAAAGGCACGTGCCAAAGTGACCATGAGTGGTGTGACGATTGGCCGTGTTGAATCGATTACCCTTGATCCTGTGACACGTTTAGCAACAGTCAAATTTGATCTGGATGGTAAGTTGACGAGTTTTAACCCAGAGCAATTAAAAGAAGTGCAAAAGAATGCACTTGAAGAATTGCGCTATAGCTCTGATTATCAACAGGCAGATGCTGCGAAACAAAAAGAAATGGAACAGCAACTTATTGCAAACATGACCTCCATCACAACTTTGGATGAAGATGCTTATATTATGGTTGCAACCAATGGTCTGTTGGGTGAGAAATATTTGAAAGTTGTACCCGGTGGTGGAGTGAACTACTTAAAACGTGGTGACGTGGTTTCAAATACCCAAGGAACAATGGATTTAGAAGATTTAATCAGTAAGTTTATTACTGGCGGTGCTGGCAAAGCCACATCAAGCTCAACTGCGACAGAAAGTTCAGCTTCGCAGCCTGCTGCTGAAGCAGAACCGTCTTTTGTTGAGTAA
- the mlaE gene encoding lipid asymmetry maintenance ABC transporter permease subunit MlaE: MNAIAWLGRLVIERIKGIGAAALMLLQVLFSMPSKGGFQRFIYQMYRVGVMSLLIIAVSGLFIGAVLGLQMYSILVTFGSEAMLGTAISLTLLRELASVVAALLFAGRAGSALTAEIGSMKQSEQLACMEMIGVDPLRQIVSPRLWAGIVSLPMLTVIFATIGIIGGKMVGVDFLGADEGSFWGGMQSSVQFWHDIFNGTIIKSIVFALICTWVAVYQGYACDPTPEGIATAMTRTVVYSSLCVLGFDFVLTAVMFGGI; the protein is encoded by the coding sequence ATGAATGCGATTGCCTGGTTAGGTAGACTCGTTATTGAGCGGATAAAGGGGATTGGTGCTGCGGCATTGATGCTCTTGCAAGTTTTATTTTCCATGCCATCGAAAGGCGGGTTTCAGCGCTTTATTTATCAAATGTATCGTGTCGGGGTCATGTCCCTGCTGATCATCGCTGTTTCAGGTTTGTTTATTGGTGCGGTGCTTGGCTTGCAGATGTATAGCATTCTGGTCACCTTTGGTAGTGAGGCAATGCTGGGAACGGCGATTTCATTGACACTACTGCGCGAACTGGCGTCAGTGGTGGCTGCACTGCTCTTCGCAGGTCGTGCTGGTTCAGCATTAACCGCTGAAATTGGTTCCATGAAACAAAGTGAACAGCTTGCCTGCATGGAAATGATTGGGGTTGATCCACTTAGACAAATCGTATCTCCACGTCTGTGGGCGGGGATTGTTAGCTTGCCAATGCTCACTGTGATTTTTGCAACCATTGGTATTATTGGCGGCAAAATGGTTGGTGTTGATTTCTTGGGTGCGGATGAAGGTTCATTCTGGGGAGGTATGCAAAGTAGCGTACAGTTCTGGCATGACATTTTTAATGGCACCATTATCAAAAGCATTGTATTTGCTTTAATTTGTACATGGGTAGCGGTCTATCAAGGTTATGCTTGTGATCCGACGCCAGAAGGTATTGCGACCGCAATGACGAGAACGGTTGTGTATTCTTCACTTTGTGTATTAGGTTTTGATTTCGTGTTGACTGCGGTCATGTTCGGAGGGATTTAA
- a CDS encoding ABC transporter ATP-binding protein produces MNNKSPLDAEALIEVKNLSFNRGERVIYDDISLTIRRGQITAIMGPSGTGKTTLLRLIGGQLVPDQGEVLLDGKNIATMSRHELFAARARMGMLFQSGALFTDMSTYENVAFPIRAHTQLPEHIIAELVALKLESVGLRGAEQLMPSELSGGMNRRVALARAIALDPELIMYDEPFAGQDPIVMGVLTRLIRSLREALDLTTIIVSHDVAETLSIADYIYVVAEGKIQGEGSPEQLKNHASPFVRQFLTGSVEGPVEYQFTHQAYLDNEVRP; encoded by the coding sequence ATGAATAACAAATCTCCTCTCGATGCTGAAGCCTTAATTGAAGTTAAAAACTTGAGCTTTAATCGAGGAGAACGCGTCATTTATGACGATATCAGCCTCACCATTCGACGTGGTCAAATTACTGCAATTATGGGCCCATCTGGTACGGGTAAAACAACCTTATTACGTCTGATTGGTGGACAGTTGGTACCTGATCAGGGTGAAGTGCTGCTCGATGGCAAGAACATTGCAACCATGTCTCGCCATGAATTATTTGCTGCACGTGCGCGTATGGGGATGTTATTTCAGAGTGGGGCATTATTTACCGATATGTCGACCTACGAAAATGTGGCTTTCCCAATTCGTGCCCATACTCAACTTCCTGAACATATCATTGCAGAATTGGTAGCTTTAAAACTGGAATCAGTGGGTTTGCGTGGTGCTGAACAGTTAATGCCATCTGAACTTTCAGGCGGGATGAATCGTCGTGTGGCTTTGGCACGCGCAATTGCACTTGATCCAGAATTGATTATGTATGATGAGCCTTTTGCGGGCCAAGACCCGATTGTAATGGGTGTCTTGACGCGTCTAATTCGCTCGTTAAGAGAAGCGCTCGATTTAACAACCATTATTGTCTCGCATGACGTTGCCGAGACTTTGTCGATTGCAGATTATATTTATGTGGTTGCAGAAGGTAAAATTCAGGGTGAAGGTTCGCCTGAACAATTAAAAAATCATGCATCGCCATTTGTACGCCAGTTTTTAACAGGTTCGGTTGAGGGGCCTGTCGAATATCAATTTACTCACCAAGCATATTTAGATAACGAGGTTCGTCCATGA
- a CDS encoding DEAD/DEAH box helicase yields the protein MSKTFAEFSLHETLQQALEGLGFTTPTPVQEQAIPAALEGKDLLVSSQTGSGKTAAFLLPTLNALAGQETFVPFKERMKAVTQPTILVISPTRELAQQVSQDAIAFVRHMKGVRIAAIMGGMPFGKQIQQLKGAQVVVATPGRLLDLVNRRQLKLDKVESLIVDEADRMLDLGFAEDLEAIGELAANRNQTLMFSATFADRIIRLAERMMNDPQRIAIETGHSTNTDVTQTLHWTDGFEHKKKLLTHWLSDESVDQAVVFASTQEDTDMLAEELAEAGHSVVALHGAMPQTVRNRRLRSIREGRAKILVATDVAARGLDVPTISHVINFGLPMKNEDYVHRIGRTGRAGRTGQAVTLATYRERGKIRALEDYLDARLNVSEIEGLEPSPPPARSGRDGGGRGRGGRDGGGRGRGGFGGGRRFEGEGNFKRREGGDDRPRRSFDDKPRGERPSFGGEDRPRREFNSDRPRREGGFEDRPRREFNSDRPRREGGFEDRPRREFNSDRPRREGGFDDRPKRSFGGEDRPRREFNSDRPRREGGFNDKPRFDSNDDNRGNRVDYKPRREGSFGDRPKRDFGDRPQREGGFGDRPKRSFGDDRPKRSFGGEDRPKRKFGSDDRPARGSREETFGGDRRRKNDF from the coding sequence ATGAGCAAAACTTTTGCCGAATTTTCTTTGCACGAAACCTTACAACAAGCCCTAGAAGGTTTAGGTTTTACTACGCCAACTCCTGTGCAAGAACAAGCGATTCCAGCTGCGTTAGAAGGAAAAGATTTATTAGTTTCAAGCCAGACTGGTTCTGGTAAAACAGCAGCATTCTTACTTCCTACATTAAACGCGCTAGCGGGTCAGGAAACTTTTGTGCCATTTAAAGAGCGCATGAAAGCTGTGACTCAGCCAACAATTTTAGTTATTTCTCCTACACGTGAATTGGCTCAACAAGTAAGCCAAGACGCGATTGCATTTGTACGTCACATGAAAGGTGTTCGTATTGCTGCAATTATGGGTGGTATGCCTTTTGGTAAACAAATCCAACAGCTTAAAGGTGCACAAGTTGTCGTTGCGACTCCAGGTCGTTTACTTGACCTTGTTAACCGTCGTCAATTAAAGCTTGATAAAGTTGAATCTTTAATTGTTGATGAAGCTGACCGTATGCTTGATCTTGGCTTTGCTGAAGATTTAGAAGCGATTGGTGAATTAGCTGCAAACCGTAACCAAACGTTGATGTTCTCTGCAACTTTTGCAGATCGTATTATCCGTCTTGCTGAACGCATGATGAATGATCCACAACGTATTGCGATTGAAACAGGTCACAGCACCAACACTGATGTAACCCAAACATTACATTGGACTGATGGTTTTGAACACAAGAAAAAATTACTTACGCATTGGTTATCTGACGAATCAGTAGACCAAGCTGTTGTCTTTGCGAGCACGCAAGAAGATACAGATATGCTTGCTGAAGAATTGGCTGAAGCAGGTCACTCTGTTGTTGCGTTGCATGGTGCGATGCCACAAACCGTTCGTAACCGTCGTTTACGCAGCATCCGTGAAGGTCGTGCAAAAATCTTAGTTGCAACTGACGTAGCAGCACGTGGTTTAGACGTACCAACAATTTCACACGTAATTAACTTCGGTTTACCGATGAAAAACGAAGACTATGTACACCGTATTGGCCGTACAGGTCGTGCTGGCCGTACAGGTCAAGCGGTAACTTTAGCGACTTACCGTGAGCGTGGTAAAATCCGTGCTTTAGAAGATTATTTAGATGCACGTTTAAATGTATCTGAAATCGAAGGTTTAGAACCATCTCCACCTCCTGCACGTTCAGGTCGTGACGGTGGCGGTCGTGGTCGCGGTGGTCGTGATGGCGGCGGTCGTGGTCGTGGTGGCTTCGGCGGTGGTCGTCGTTTTGAAGGTGAAGGTAACTTCAAACGTCGTGAAGGCGGTGATGATCGTCCACGTCGTAGCTTCGATGACAAACCACGTGGTGAACGTCCATCATTTGGTGGTGAAGATCGTCCACGTCGCGAGTTCAACTCTGATCGTCCACGCCGTGAAGGTGGTTTCGAAGACCGTCCACGTCGCGAGTTCAATTCAGATCGTCCACGCCGTGAAGGTGGTTTCGAAGACCGTCCACGTCGCGAGTTCAATTCAGATCGTCCACGCCGTGAAGGTGGTTTTGATGATCGTCCAAAGCGTAGCTTTGGTGGTGAAGACCGTCCACGTCGCGAGTTCAACTCTGATCGCCCACGCCGTGAAGGTGGTTTCAATGATAAGCCGCGTTTTGATTCGAATGATGACAACCGTGGTAACCGTGTAGATTACAAACCACGTCGTGAAGGTAGCTTCGGTGACCGTCCAAAACGTGATTTCGGTGATCGTCCACAACGTGAAGGTGGCTTCGGCGACCGTCCAAAGCGTAGCTTTGGTGATGACCGTCCAAAACGTAGCTTCGGTGGTGAAGATCGTCCAAAACGTAAGTTTGGTAGCGATGATCGTCCAGCTCGTGGTTCACGTGAAGAAACTTTTGGTGGCGACCGTCGTCGCAAAAACGATTTTTAA